From Lysinibacillus sp. SGAir0095, the proteins below share one genomic window:
- a CDS encoding TetR/AcrR family transcriptional regulator, with protein MKEKQNTRDVILQTATRLFQRQGYNGTGLNQIIEESGAPKGSIYYHFPNGKEEIAIEAISMMRKLLLEGAEKDLTGKNSAAEAFEYYLYNVAAVFDMRSCIDGLSIGLIASETAFTHENLRYSCEMVFKDLQSLHAQILVQYGFEREQAEELGITIAAMIEGACILSITYQDGNPLRKITKPLSLLLKRSQERQEEK; from the coding sequence ATGAAGGAAAAACAAAACACAAGGGATGTCATTTTGCAAACTGCAACACGGCTTTTTCAACGACAAGGTTATAACGGAACAGGGCTTAATCAAATCATTGAAGAAAGTGGTGCTCCCAAAGGTTCAATTTATTATCACTTCCCTAACGGAAAAGAAGAAATTGCCATCGAAGCGATCTCGATGATGAGAAAGCTTCTGTTGGAAGGAGCGGAAAAGGACTTAACAGGAAAAAATTCAGCAGCAGAAGCATTCGAATATTATCTTTATAATGTAGCTGCTGTATTTGACATGAGAAGTTGTATAGATGGGTTATCAATTGGATTAATCGCATCGGAAACAGCATTTACACATGAGAATCTACGTTATTCATGTGAAATGGTCTTCAAGGATCTACAGTCTTTACATGCTCAAATCCTTGTTCAGTATGGGTTTGAAAGAGAACAGGCGGAAGAACTAGGAATAACCATAGCGGCGATGATAGAAGGCGCATGCATTTTATCGATTACATATCAGGATGGAAATCCATTGAGAAAGATTACAAAGCCGTTATCTTTATTGTTAAAAAGAAGTCAAGAGAGACAAGAGGAGAAATAA
- a CDS encoding YqcI/YcgG family protein gives MDAPSHRQLLNNWERTVLEKFSAKMSDKNRPFPCIPATIGFFKNQLRYGFVGDPQRNDTLNELAHLLSLFTSESRNFGSYTSLIIFYQTPKDLRETYTVEDYEQLFWKQLSGLTAIDSTEWPAEIPMDPHNPIWEFCFNGEKYFMYCATPANVNRQSRHFDVMMLAITPRWVLQEFNRKESFARNIKAKVRERLVNYDVVPIHPDLKSYGAEDNFEWRQYFLRDDDTSLSKCPYHRVLSYLKQEK, from the coding sequence ATGGATGCCCCTTCACATCGACAATTGCTAAACAATTGGGAACGAACGGTACTAGAGAAGTTTTCTGCAAAGATGAGTGATAAGAACCGGCCTTTTCCATGTATTCCGGCTACAATTGGTTTTTTTAAGAACCAATTGCGTTATGGATTTGTTGGAGACCCGCAGAGAAATGACACATTAAATGAGCTAGCACACCTACTGAGCCTGTTCACCAGCGAATCTAGAAATTTCGGTTCCTACACCTCGCTAATTATTTTCTATCAAACACCTAAGGATCTTAGGGAGACCTATACGGTGGAGGATTATGAACAGTTATTTTGGAAGCAACTTAGTGGCTTAACGGCAATCGACTCAACTGAATGGCCTGCTGAAATCCCAATGGATCCTCACAATCCAATATGGGAGTTTTGTTTTAATGGGGAAAAATACTTTATGTATTGCGCAACTCCTGCAAACGTTAACCGTCAAAGTCGGCATTTTGATGTAATGATGCTGGCCATCACCCCTCGGTGGGTACTGCAGGAATTTAATAGGAAGGAGAGTTTTGCTCGAAACATTAAAGCGAAAGTCCGTGAAAGATTGGTCAACTATGATGTGGTCCCTATCCATCCAGACTTGAAAAGTTACGGTGCCGAAGATAACTTTGAGTGGAGACAATATTTTTTGAGAGATGATGATACTTCGTTATCAAAATGTCCTTATCATCGGGTGCTGAGCTATTTAAAGCAAGAAAAATAA
- a CDS encoding ABC transporter ATP-binding protein produces the protein MTNIIEASSMNKKVVLGKGHEIHILKDVNLEIEEGEFVSVMGPSGSGKTTLLYNISGMDRITAGSVKFNGREIDHLKEEELAKIRLKSMGFIFQDINLLKNLSLIDNVMFPALVSKDADKNAVHQKAKKLMKMTGIEKLANHNITQASGGQLQRVGICRALINDPDIIFGDEPTGALDSKSTEEIMSILAEINNNGTTVMLVTHDVKVAAKTERILFMVDGKIIAQKKMRKFDARQEDNKQREEELMKWLVDNGF, from the coding sequence ATGACCAATATAATTGAAGCAAGTAGCATGAACAAAAAAGTAGTATTGGGGAAAGGTCATGAGATTCATATCTTAAAGGATGTTAACCTGGAGATTGAAGAAGGAGAATTCGTTTCGGTTATGGGACCATCGGGAAGCGGGAAAACTACACTCCTTTATAATATTAGTGGTATGGATAGAATTACTGCTGGTAGTGTGAAATTTAATGGTCGAGAAATTGATCATCTAAAAGAAGAAGAATTGGCCAAGATTCGACTGAAATCAATGGGATTTATCTTTCAGGATATTAATTTATTAAAGAATCTGTCATTGATTGACAATGTTATGTTTCCTGCACTTGTATCAAAAGATGCGGATAAAAATGCCGTACATCAAAAAGCAAAAAAACTGATGAAAATGACAGGGATTGAAAAACTTGCAAATCATAATATCACGCAAGCCTCTGGTGGACAGCTGCAGAGAGTAGGCATCTGTAGGGCATTAATAAATGATCCGGATATCATATTTGGAGACGAACCGACCGGAGCACTAGATTCCAAATCGACAGAAGAGATTATGTCAATTCTTGCAGAGATTAATAATAATGGGACAACGGTAATGCTTGTTACGCATGATGTAAAGGTGGCAGCAAAAACAGAAAGAATCCTGTTTATGGTAGATGGAAAAATTATTGCGCAGAAGAAAATGCGTAAATTCGATGCAAGACAAGAAGATAATAAGCAAAGAGAAGAAGAGCTTATGAAATGGTTAGTGGATAATGGGTTCTAA